Proteins from a genomic interval of Stenotrophomonas maltophilia:
- the amaB gene encoding L-piperidine-6-carboxylate dehydrogenase, whose protein sequence is MSSELLKSLGLDAINAGTYLGNGEWSSATSGELITPVNPTTGEPIAQVRATTEAEYETVVARAQEAFKVWRTTPAPRRGEAVRLCGEALRKHKDALGSLVALEMGKSKPEGDGEVQEMIDIADFAVGQSRMLYGYTMHSERPGHRMYEQYHPLGLVGIISAFNFPVAVWSWNSFLAAICGDVCIWKPSNKTPLTAIASLKICNDALREAGFPDIFFLINDAGTALSEKMVDDRRVPLISFTGSTQVGRTVNEKVARRLGRCLLELGGNNAIILDETADLKLAVPGIVFGAVGTAGQRCTTTRRLIVHRSIYADVLATLVKAYKQVEGKIGDPTDAANLMGPLNSDGAVQQFLDAIAQAKAAGGTIETGGTRIDRAGNFVLPAIVSGLKNSDAVVQHETFAPILYVMPYDSIDEAIDMQNGVPQGLSSSIFTQNLKTAEKFLSAAGSDCGIANINIGTSGAEIGGAFGGEKDTGGGRESGSDAWKVYMRRQTNTINYSDSLPLAQGIKFDL, encoded by the coding sequence ATGTCTTCCGAGCTGCTCAAGTCCCTTGGCCTGGACGCGATCAACGCTGGCACGTACCTGGGCAACGGGGAGTGGTCGAGCGCGACCAGCGGTGAGCTGATCACCCCGGTCAACCCGACCACCGGCGAGCCGATCGCGCAGGTCCGCGCGACCACCGAGGCCGAGTACGAAACCGTCGTCGCCCGCGCCCAGGAAGCCTTCAAGGTCTGGCGCACCACGCCGGCGCCGCGCCGCGGTGAAGCCGTGCGCCTGTGCGGCGAAGCGCTGCGCAAGCACAAGGATGCGCTGGGCTCGCTGGTCGCCCTGGAAATGGGCAAGAGCAAGCCGGAAGGCGATGGCGAAGTGCAGGAGATGATCGACATCGCCGATTTCGCCGTGGGCCAGAGCCGCATGCTGTACGGCTACACCATGCATTCCGAGCGCCCCGGCCACCGCATGTACGAGCAGTACCACCCGCTGGGCCTGGTCGGCATCATCTCGGCCTTCAACTTCCCGGTCGCGGTGTGGAGCTGGAATTCGTTCCTGGCCGCCATCTGTGGCGACGTGTGCATCTGGAAGCCGTCCAACAAGACGCCGCTGACCGCCATCGCCTCGCTGAAGATCTGCAACGACGCCCTGCGCGAAGCCGGCTTCCCGGACATCTTCTTCCTGATCAACGATGCGGGCACCGCGCTGTCGGAAAAGATGGTCGATGACCGTCGCGTGCCGCTGATCAGCTTCACCGGCTCGACCCAGGTCGGCCGCACCGTCAACGAAAAGGTCGCTCGCCGCCTTGGCCGCTGCCTGCTGGAGCTGGGTGGCAACAACGCCATCATCCTGGACGAAACCGCCGACCTGAAGCTGGCCGTGCCGGGCATCGTGTTCGGCGCCGTCGGCACCGCCGGCCAGCGCTGCACCACCACCCGCCGCCTGATCGTGCACCGCTCGATCTACGCCGACGTGCTGGCCACCCTGGTCAAGGCCTACAAGCAGGTGGAAGGCAAGATCGGTGATCCGACCGATGCCGCCAACCTGATGGGCCCGCTGAACAGCGACGGTGCCGTGCAGCAGTTCCTCGATGCCATCGCCCAGGCCAAGGCCGCCGGCGGCACCATCGAAACCGGGGGCACCCGCATCGACCGCGCAGGCAACTTCGTGCTGCCGGCCATCGTCTCCGGCCTGAAGAACAGCGACGCCGTGGTCCAGCACGAGACCTTCGCGCCGATCCTGTACGTGATGCCGTACGACAGCATCGACGAAGCCATCGACATGCAGAACGGCGTACCGCAGGGCCTGTCGTCCTCGATCTTCACCCAGAACCTGAAGACCGCCGAGAAGTTCCTGTCGGCCGCCGGCAGCGACTGCGGCATCGCCAACATCAACATCGGCACGTCCGGTGCGGAGATCGGCGG
- a CDS encoding GFA family protein, protein MFSATAWEASSVQMASFDARSFSHPQKQLKKTFCATCGEVVFGTNRLGMCVVPNAMLARADGGWLDVAMAPTMHLYYRQRVVEVRDELPKYLDGWDGPTYLQE, encoded by the coding sequence ATGTTCTCCGCGACGGCTTGGGAGGCTTCGTCGGTTCAGATGGCCTCCTTCGATGCGCGAAGCTTCAGCCACCCCCAGAAGCAGCTGAAGAAGACCTTCTGTGCTACGTGCGGCGAGGTTGTGTTCGGCACGAACCGTCTGGGCATGTGTGTCGTTCCCAACGCCATGCTCGCCCGCGCAGACGGCGGATGGCTGGACGTTGCCATGGCGCCCACAATGCATCTCTACTACCGGCAACGCGTAGTTGAGGTTCGCGATGAGTTGCCGAAGTACCTTGATGGCTGGGACGGCCCTACCTACCTGCAGGAATGA